In Cyanobium sp. AMD-g, the DNA window CTGCAGTCTCTGTACGTGCCCAACGCCAGCGGTGAGCAGATCCCCCTGTCAGAGTTCATCACGATCGAGTCCACCACGGGGCCGTCGGTGATTCCCCGCTTCAACCTGTTCCGTTCCATCAAGGTGGAGGGGTCCGCCCTGCCGGGCCGCAGCTCCGGGCAGGCGATCAAGGACATCCAGGACCTCTTCAACAACCTCTCCACCACCGGCGTCGGTTACGACTGGACCGGCATCTCCCGGGAGGAGGTGGCGGCAGGGGCCCTGGCGATCGTGATCTTCGCCCTCGGCATCCTCACCGTGTATCTGGTGCTCTCGGCCCAGTACGAGAGCTACAGCGATCCCTTGATCATCCTGATGACCGTGCCGACGGCCATGCTCGGGGCCCTGGCCTTCCTGGCCCTGCGGGGTGAGGTGCTCAACATTTATGCCCAGGTGGGTCTGGTGATGCTGATCGGTCTGGCGGCCAAGAACGGCATCCTGATCGTCGATCTCGCCAACCAGCGCATGCAGGAGGGTGAATCCGCCCTGGAGGCGGCCCGGGCCTCGGCCCAGTCCCGCTTCCGGCCGATCCTGATGACGGCCATCTCCTCCCTGTTCGGCTTCCTGCCCCTGGTGTTTGCCAGCGGTGCCGGCGCCCGCAGCCAGGCTTCCCTGGGTACGGTGGTCTTCGGGGGCCTGGCCGTGGCCACGGTGCTGTCCCTGTTCGTGGTGCCGGTGTTCTATGTCGTCATGAAGCAGCTCACCGCCGGACCAGAGCCCGCTGAGGCCGAGACCTCTCCCGGCATGGGGGTCTGATGCCGGCCCCCTGCCCACCGCTGAGCGGCCGCCGGGTGCTCTGCGCCGGCATGATCACGGGTGTGGTGGGCCTGGCCATCGCCCAGTTCCTGCGCTCCATCGTCGACCACACCCCCCTGCGGGTCACCCCCCAGGCGCTGTTCTGGAGCACGGTGGTGCTCGGCGGCTTCGGGGTTGTCGCCGGCATGGCGGTGGAGGCGGTGCGCCAGCTGCAGGATTCCAACCCGGAGCCGGACTACCACCGCCACCATGGCCGCGGCGGCGGATCAGGCCCGCGCCGCTGAGGGGCCGCATGGCGCTCCGGACCAGTGGGGCGGATCGGCCTTATCCGGTACCTTGCGGAGGTATGAACCGGTCCGGTGCGCTGGCAGGCCTTCCCCCCTCTCCTTCCTCTGGCGCTGCTGCTGGCAGCCTGCGGCGCCCCTAAGCCCGAAGCCAGACAGCCCTTGGTGGTGCAGACGGTGACGGTGGGGGAGTTCCGCTTCGCCCCGGGCATCGAGACGATCAGCGTCATTGAGTCCACGTCCAACGTGGTGATGCGGCCCCAGTCCGATGGCCGGGTGGTTCGCATCCTGGCCAGGGAGGGCCAGCGGGTGAAGGCGGGCCAGCCGATTCTCGTGCTCGACAACGTGCAGGAAACGGCCACGCTCGATTCTGACCGGGCCGAGGCGATCAAGGATCGCGTCAATGCCGAGCGCTACGTCTTCCTCAACGAGCAGGGTGCCGTCTCGACCAAGGATCGGGATTTCTACATCACCCAGGCGATCCAGAGCCGCGACCAGGCCCGCTCCAGCGCCGCCACCTTGGGCTACAAGTTCGTCACCGCCCCCATCGACGGGGAAATCGGCAACCTCGACTCGGTCAAGCTCGGTGATTACGTGCGCCAGGGCCAGGCGATCACGGGAATCGTCAACAACAGCTCTCTCTGGACCCTGATGGATGTGCCGGCCACCCAGTCCAGCCAGGTGAAGATCGGCCAGCCGGTGCAGGTGGAGAGCCAGGGCAATCCGCCGGTGAAGGGCGTGGGCCAGGTGGTGTTCGTCTCCCCCTATTTCACCACCTCCAGCCAGGAGGGTTCCTCCAACCAGCCCAACACGGTGCTGGTGAAGGCGGTGTTCCCGAATCTCACCGGGGTGCTCAAGACAGGCCAGTACGTGCGCAATCGCATCATCACGGGCATCAGCGACCAACTGGCGGTGCCGGTGGAGGCGGTGATGATGCAGGCCCAGCAACCGTTCGTGTACAAGCTGCTGCCCCTCGCCACAATCCTGCCTCAGATCAAGGCCTCCGATCAGCTGTTGCCCGCCCAGAAAAAGCAGCTGGAGAAGCTTCCCGGCACAACGCCCGTGGTGGTGCAGACGGCGGTGAAGCTCGGCAAGTTGCAGAACAACGCCTATCCCGTTCTAGCCGGCCTGGCCAAGGGGGATGAGGTGGTGGTGAGCAACACCGCCTTGCTGCGCTCCGGCATGCCGGTGCGACGGGCGACGGCTCCGGCGGCGAGCTGAGCCCAGATGTCGTTCTCCGATAACTTCATCAAGCGGCCGGTTCTGACTACCGTCTGCAGCATCCTGATCGTGCTGGTGGGATTGATCGCGATCCCCACGCTCTCGATCGAGAATCTTCCCAACATCGCCCCACCACTGATCCAGGTGACCTCCAACTATGGAGGTGCCAATTCCCTGGTGACCGAACAGGCGGTGACCAATCCCATCGAGCAACAGATCAACGGGGTTCCCGGGGCCAATTACATCTCATCGACCAGCAACATGTCTGGGACGAGCACGATTCAGGTGTTCTTCAACGAAGGGACTGATATCAACATCGACCAGGTGAACGTGCAGAACCGCGTCTCCCTGGCGATGCCCCAGCTGCCCCAGCAGGTGCAGGCCACCGGCGTTTCGGTGATGCAGAGCACCCCGTCGATCCTGTTGGCCTATCAGGTCACGTCGACGCAAGGCCAGTTCGATGCCTCCTATCTCAATGGCCTCATCTATCAGAACCTCTACTTCCAGCTGGAGCGGGTGCCCGGGGTGGCCACCGTCAACCTGCTGGGGGGCAGTAATCCCGCCTTCTGGTTGTTCGTCGATGCCAACAAGCTGACCGCCAACAACCTCACCGCTGATCAGGTGGTGAATGCGGTGGCCAGCCAGAACACCGTGGCGATTGGCGGCCTGGTGGGGGGACCGCCGGCGGGAGGAAACCAGAAGTTCGCCTACCCGATCCTGGTGGAGAACAACGGCAACCTGGTGTCCGTCGAAGAGCTCAACAACCTGATCGTTGGCCGCACGCCCGCCGGCAACCTGCTGCGCCTCAAGGATGTCGGTGAAGCCACCTACGGCACCAATACCTACGCCCAGCAGGCCGTCAGCATCGAAGGCCACCCCTCGATCACCGTCGCCGTCTTCCAGACTCCCGAGAGCAACGCCCTCGATGTCTCGAACCAGGTGGTTCAGGTGATGAACCAGTTCACCCAGACCGTCCCCCCGGGGGTCAAGGTGTTCGAGATCTACAACATCGGCCAGTTCATCGAATCGGCCGTGGAGGGGGTGATCGATGCCCTCGGCCTGGCCATCGTGCTGGTGCTGCTGATCCTGTTCCTGTTTCTGCAGGACTGGAGGGCCACGGTGGTGCCCAGCCTGGCGATTCCGATCTCCCTGATCGGCACTTTCGCCTTCGTGAAGATCTTTGGTTTTTCGATCAACCAGCTCACCCTGCTGGGCCTGGTGCTGGCGACGGGCCTGGTGGTGGACGACGCCATCGTGGTGATCGAGGCGGTGGAGAAGAACCTGGAGAAGGGGATGCGTCCCCGCCAGGCCGCCATGGAGTGCATGGGGGAGTTGTTTGGCGCCCTGGTGGCCACTGCTCTGGTGTTGATGGCGGTGTTCGTGCCCGTGGCTTTCTACCCCGGGGGCATCGGCATCATCTACAAACAGTTCGCCCTCACGATCGCCTTTTCGATCGCGATCTCCGCCTTCAATGCGCTCACCTTCTCCCCCATGCTCTCGGCCCTGCTGCTGAGGAGCCAGAAGTCGGCGCCTCCGGGACGGCTGGTGGGCATCATCGGCGGGGTGGTGGTGGGCCTGGCCTTCGGCCGTTTCAGCGCCGCTTCCTTCGGCAGCATCACCTATGTGCTGGGTGTGGTTGTCGGTGTGCTGGCCGGCGCCAATCTGGTCTGGATCTTCAACCGCTTCAACGCCTTCTTCTCCCGTCTGGAGCGCGGCTACGCCGCGATGGTGGGGGCCCTGATCGCTCGTCGGCGCTGGATCCTGGTGGGCCTGGGTGGCGGCATCGCCCTCACCCTGTTCGCCTTCAGCGCCCTCCCCTCCGCCTTCATCCCGGAGGAAGACCAGGGCTATGGCATGGGCATCTTCCAGCTCCAGAACGGCGCCTCCCTCAGCCAGACCCAGGGCACCGGCCTGGAGGTGGCCAAGGTGCTCAATGCCGAGCCGGAGATCATCGCCGGGTCGGTGGTGAGTGGTTACGGCTTCAACGGCGCCAGTCCTGATCAGGGGGTGTTCTTCTTCGGCTTCAAGCCGCTGGAGGAGCGCAGCGGCGCCGCCCAGAAGGCGCCGGCGATCATCAACCGGCTCAACGCCAAGCTCAGCCAGATCAGCTCCGGCATGGTGGTCGCCGCCCAGCCGCCGGCGATCCCGGGATTCTCCGCCCAGGGCGGCTTCTATTTCCAGTTCAACGACCTCAGCAATGGTGCCTTCAGCTTCAACCAGCTCGATGATCAGGCCAAGCAACTGATCCAGGCGGGAACGGCCAGCGGCGGCTTCTCCACCCTCTACACCCAGTTCATTCCCAGCGCCCCGGCCTTCGGGCTGAAGATCGACCGCTCGATCCTCGGTGCCCTCAACGTCGACTTCCAGCAGGCGATGCAGACCATCGCCGTGCTGGCGGGCAGCAACTATTCGGGCCTCACCTACGAGAGCGGCCAGGTCCGGAACATCTATGTGCAGGCTGCGGCCGACAACCGCAAATCCCTGGAGGATGTGCTCAGTTACTACGTGCGCAGCAAGGACGACAAGCTGGTCCAGGTGTCGGAGTTCGCCACCGCGGAGCTCACCAGCGCGCCTCCGGTGATCAGCCACTTCAACCTCTACCGCACCATCCTGATCCAGGGGGCCGAGGCGGTCGGCAAGAGTTCCGGCCAGGCCCTGAACAAGATTCAGGACCTCTTCCATGCCCAGGAGTTCAACAACATCGGCTATGCCTTCACAGGCCTCGCCGCCCTGCAACTTTCGGCGGGCAATGCCAGCGTGCTGGTGTTCGGCCTGGGCATCCTGGTCGTCTATCTGGTGCTCTCGGCGCAGTACGAGAGCTATGTGACGCCGGTGATCATCCTGATGACCGTGCCCCTGGCCATGCTCGGCGCCCTGGCGTTCCTGGCCCTGCGCTCGATCGATCTCAACATCTACGCCCAGGTGGGCCTGGTGACCTTGATCGGCCTGGCGGCCAAGAACGGCATCCTGATCGTGGAGGTGGCCGAGCAGCACATGAAGGAGGGCATGACGGCCGCCGAGGCCGCCATCGCTTCGGCCGAATCGCGGCTGCGGCCGATCCTGATGACGGCCATCGCCGCCCTGGCCGGCTTCCTGCCCCTGGTGGTGGCCACCACGGCAGGGGCCAACAGCCAGCAGTCCCTGGGGACGGTGATCTTCGGCGGCCTGCTGGTGGCCACGGTGCTGTCGCTTGGGGTGGTGCCCCCCTTCTATGTCGTCGTGAAGGCTCTGGAGGCCCGCTGGTTCGGCGAGTCCGATGGGGATGGGGCGGATGCGGTCGCCTCCCGGGACCAGCCCAGCGGCTAGCTGTAACGAATCATGGAGTGCCCCGGTGGGCCCATTGCGGTGGCCGGGCCAGGCCGTGAGGATCGTTACAGGAGATTGAGGATCGATCCGATGCTGCCGACGCTTGCCGAACGGCTGCGGGAGCAGCAGGCGAAGACCAGGGGCCGGCGGCCCTCGCGCCCGCCCTGGCCGGTGCCCGGCGAGCCGCCGACGGCCCTGCTGTTTCTCGCCCGTCCTGGGATGGAGAGCACAGCCGTGCCCGTCGCGTCCGCGATGTCCGAACCGGGCCGGCTGGTCCCGGTGATCGGGGTCACCGTCACGCAGATCGCCTCGCCGGAGCTTGAGGCACCGCTGCCCATGGAGCCGTCCCGCCCGGTCCCGGAGAGGACAACCCTGGTGGAGCTGCTGCTGCTGCTGGTTTGGGCCGTGCTGGTCGTGATCGATGGTGCCCTGGCCCTGATCTCCCTGATCAATGGCGCCGTTGGCCGGCAACGGCGGCCGCAGGCGAGGACCATGAGCGTCCCGTCACCGTCGGCGGCGCCGTCCTTCCTGGTGGCTGTGGCGGCGCCTTGAAGTCTGGCGACTGAGGGTCCGTTACCAGGCCCACGGCCGGAGGTCTGCGTCCCCGGACGGTTTGGCGGTGACGATGGAATGCCCGGGGCACGGAGGCCAAGGCGCTGCAGTGGGGAGGCCGCCGATCAGCAGGTCGTCTTCAGGCTTCTCTATCCCTGCTTGATGAAATGTTGCGACGTTGCATGCAACGTTCGGGGCAACGATCTGCAGTGTTTGGAATGTGCTGGCTCTGGGATGGTGACCACTTCTGGTAGCTTCATTGTGCAGGGAGTGAGGGGATTGTGGGTCGACAGGCAACGGTGGCCGGGGCTCTTCTTGCCGCCCTTTTTCTCTCCTTCAGCGGGCTCGGCCTCAGCCCCGCGGGCTTCGGCCAGGCGACTCCGCCCGCCCGCAGCGTCAAGGTCGTCCAGGGCGACACCCTGGAGGCCATCGCCGCCCGGTATGGGGTGAGCGTGCAGGAGTTGATGCGTCTGAACAGGATCACCAAGCCCGAGGAGTTGCAGATCGGCCAGCAGCTGAAGCTGCCGCCATCGAAGGGGCTCGTGCAGGTGCGCTCCGGGGACACCCTGGCTCTCCTGGCGGCCC includes these proteins:
- a CDS encoding efflux RND transporter permease subunit; the protein is MSFSDNFIKRPVLTTVCSILIVLVGLIAIPTLSIENLPNIAPPLIQVTSNYGGANSLVTEQAVTNPIEQQINGVPGANYISSTSNMSGTSTIQVFFNEGTDINIDQVNVQNRVSLAMPQLPQQVQATGVSVMQSTPSILLAYQVTSTQGQFDASYLNGLIYQNLYFQLERVPGVATVNLLGGSNPAFWLFVDANKLTANNLTADQVVNAVASQNTVAIGGLVGGPPAGGNQKFAYPILVENNGNLVSVEELNNLIVGRTPAGNLLRLKDVGEATYGTNTYAQQAVSIEGHPSITVAVFQTPESNALDVSNQVVQVMNQFTQTVPPGVKVFEIYNIGQFIESAVEGVIDALGLAIVLVLLILFLFLQDWRATVVPSLAIPISLIGTFAFVKIFGFSINQLTLLGLVLATGLVVDDAIVVIEAVEKNLEKGMRPRQAAMECMGELFGALVATALVLMAVFVPVAFYPGGIGIIYKQFALTIAFSIAISAFNALTFSPMLSALLLRSQKSAPPGRLVGIIGGVVVGLAFGRFSAASFGSITYVLGVVVGVLAGANLVWIFNRFNAFFSRLERGYAAMVGALIARRRWILVGLGGGIALTLFAFSALPSAFIPEEDQGYGMGIFQLQNGASLSQTQGTGLEVAKVLNAEPEIIAGSVVSGYGFNGASPDQGVFFFGFKPLEERSGAAQKAPAIINRLNAKLSQISSGMVVAAQPPAIPGFSAQGGFYFQFNDLSNGAFSFNQLDDQAKQLIQAGTASGGFSTLYTQFIPSAPAFGLKIDRSILGALNVDFQQAMQTIAVLAGSNYSGLTYESGQVRNIYVQAAADNRKSLEDVLSYYVRSKDDKLVQVSEFATAELTSAPPVISHFNLYRTILIQGAEAVGKSSGQALNKIQDLFHAQEFNNIGYAFTGLAALQLSAGNASVLVFGLGILVVYLVLSAQYESYVTPVIILMTVPLAMLGALAFLALRSIDLNIYAQVGLVTLIGLAAKNGILIVEVAEQHMKEGMTAAEAAIASAESRLRPILMTAIAALAGFLPLVVATTAGANSQQSLGTVIFGGLLVATVLSLGVVPPFYVVVKALEARWFGESDGDGADAVASRDQPSG
- a CDS encoding efflux RND transporter periplasmic adaptor subunit, whose amino-acid sequence is MVQTVTVGEFRFAPGIETISVIESTSNVVMRPQSDGRVVRILAREGQRVKAGQPILVLDNVQETATLDSDRAEAIKDRVNAERYVFLNEQGAVSTKDRDFYITQAIQSRDQARSSAATLGYKFVTAPIDGEIGNLDSVKLGDYVRQGQAITGIVNNSSLWTLMDVPATQSSQVKIGQPVQVESQGNPPVKGVGQVVFVSPYFTTSSQEGSSNQPNTVLVKAVFPNLTGVLKTGQYVRNRIITGISDQLAVPVEAVMMQAQQPFVYKLLPLATILPQIKASDQLLPAQKKQLEKLPGTTPVVVQTAVKLGKLQNNAYPVLAGLAKGDEVVVSNTALLRSGMPVRRATAPAAS